The Bacteroidota bacterium genomic sequence ATGCAGTTACCCAAAATACCGCTTATCTTGACACAATGGATGTACTTTGGACTGACACCTACAACCTTCTTTACGATAAATCGGAAAAGCTTTTTTACCGGGATACCCGGTTTATGGCCAAAGCGGATGGCAGTCAGCAACTCAGTAAAAACGGCAAAAAGATTTTCTGGGGCCGGGGAAATGGCTGGGTAATGGGCGGTTTAGTCCGTATTTTACAAAATATGCCTGAAAATTATCCTGCCCGTAGCAAATACGAACAGATTTTCAAAGATATGTGCGAAAAAATCGCCTCGGTTCAGGGAAAAGACGGCCTCTGGCGTTCAAGTCTGCTTGACCCTGACGAATACCCTTCACCGGAAACTTCAGGCAGTGGTTTTTTCTGCTATGCATTAGCCTGGGGCATAAACAACCACCTGCTTCCGGCCGACAAATACCTTCCGGCAGTCATCAATGCGTGGAAAGGGTTAAACTGGGCTGTAGATAAAAAAACCGGGATGCTGGGCTGGGTACAGGCCGTTGGCGCTGATCCCCGCTCTGTTTCAGCCGACGAAACCCAGGAATATGGCGCTGGCGCATTTCTCCTTGCAGGCAGCGAAGTGATAAAACTGGCAAAATAAGTGCAATAAGTTTAAAGCAGCACTTTCCAATAGCAACTTAACCTGTTTATTCATTTATCATTCGATTGAATGACAAATGAATAAACAGGTTAAATAATTTATGCCTGGTTTAAACGATATCCCTAAAAAGGGAAAACGGTTAGTACCTAAAAAGCTTAATAGTTGGTATTCTACATTCTAGAATACATTCAAATTAGATTATTTTGTTAGTTCTGTTTTATTTCATTATCATTTTGCCCTTCTTTTTTCTCCAGTAATTCTTTTATCTGCTTCTTTTTCTGGTTAAGGGTAGGAATTGAAAATACCAGCCCAAAAATTGCCCCAAGAATAAAGGTGAAAAGCAAAATAAAGACCAAAGAACTTTTGACTTGCCAGAACCATAAATTCACTACTATTTCCCCTGCATTCTGAATGGCAAAAATGACCATGATCACGGCAATGATCAATCCGACTAATAAGGATTTCTGCATAATTTTTTATTGTAAAATAAAGAAATTTTTAAACACCTCTTCTGACTTTTTGAGCTTTTTTTATAAAAACAGAACCTGACGGTTAATAACCATCCTATCTTG encodes the following:
- a CDS encoding glycoside hydrolase family 88 protein, translated to MKKILLITTAFALFFTSFGNATNKLPSKRAIIKSMTRVCNWQLTNLKFEYKRKDGKIDRVPNTDWVRGAFLTGLMAQFYTTKQEAYLDSAIAICQRNSWKCGKRPRHADDLTVGQTYIELYILKNDPVMLADVKNRVDAIVANPKRGPITGWKNDDNWAWCDALFMAPPVFSRLYAVTQNTAYLDTMDVLWTDTYNLLYDKSEKLFYRDTRFMAKADGSQQLSKNGKKIFWGRGNGWVMGGLVRILQNMPENYPARSKYEQIFKDMCEKIASVQGKDGLWRSSLLDPDEYPSPETSGSGFFCYALAWGINNHLLPADKYLPAVINAWKGLNWAVDKKTGMLGWVQAVGADPRSVSADETQEYGAGAFLLAGSEVIKLAK
- a CDS encoding LapA family protein, translating into MQKSLLVGLIIAVIMVIFAIQNAGEIVVNLWFWQVKSSLVFILLFTFILGAIFGLVFSIPTLNQKKKQIKELLEKKEGQNDNEIKQN